The Lagopus muta isolate bLagMut1 chromosome 28, bLagMut1 primary, whole genome shotgun sequence genome includes the window ccccctccatgtCCCCAGGTTCCCATAGGGACTCAGCACCTCCCGACCCCATTTGCTTTCGTGGGGAAGAACCCCAAAAGAGGTTCCACCCCCCTAAAGGCGGGGGGTGGAGTCTTTGGGGTGACgggaaaaaggggggggggggataggagctgagctgctgtggggagTTCCGCAGCTTCACCTCACGTTGGAACCGCGTTCCTCTGCCGCCTCCCAGCGTCTGCAGCCCCAAAATTCACCCCAAATTCGGGGCGGGACTGAGGTTtgctggggggggggctgggggggtgaAAGGGGGGAGTTATGGATGGGGGAGTCACTGGGGGGTAGGGGGGCTTCCCAAGGAATCCCAGTGCGCTCAGCCAGACCCACCGTCCCGCTGCATCCCGGGGGGATCCCAAGCACCTCTCCCCACAtctctttcccccccccccccccgccctgCAAAACTGAGCCCCTTCCCATAGGGTCAGGGTCACTCCTAAAGGCACGGACCCCCCCAGGAGTCCGAAGGGGCCCCCGGAGCTATGGGGTGTTGGGGTATCTCTGGGGGGTCCCTCGATGGTCACTGAGGCTCCGAACCCCCCCATCTCCCAGCCCGGCACGCCCCCGTGCGGCCCCCGCCCCCCACATTAATGGAGGTCGTGCCTGGGGAGCAcgagcgggggggggggggggggggatgttAATTAACACTAATTGGCAGCGCTAATTGGGGTGAGATGTGCGGTGCGGACAGCAGGTGTCACCGGTGGACAGGGAATGGAATCCGTACCCAACGAAAACGTAGGGGCGCCCCAAATCTTCCCCAGCTCCCCCAGAAATAAGCCCACCCCcaaggagggggaagggggggggaggtgaCACgatccccagcacagccccatatGAGACACCAGAGAGTCCAAAATCCTTAACCCCACCCAGCCCGaaattcccccccccctccccccccccaaatcctaTTCTTCCCCCAAAACCTGCAAATCCTGGATgttgccccccccccccggatGGATCCTGGTACCCCCAAAACCTGACATCGTAGGATGGAATTTGGGACCCCCGGCACCCCAAAATGTGTCTGGATTCCCAAAACACAGCCTGATGCACCTGGGTAGGCAATGGTACTCCAAAATAGGTCCTGATGTCCCCAGATGGATAATGGCACCCCAGAATGCGACCTGGCATCCCATAAATGATCCTCATGCCCCCAGATGGACAACAGCACCCCACAGTGCGTCCTGGTACTCTAAAACAGATCCTGATGCCCCAGGATAGACAATAGCACCCCAAAATGGGTCCTAGTAGCCCAAAACAGAGCCTTATGCACCAGGTTGGGAAATGGCACCCCAAAATGAGTTCTGGTATCCCAGGATGGACAATGGCACCCCAGAAGTTGTTTTTGGCAACCCAAAAAGGGCACAGATGCCCCAAAATAGGTCTCAGCACCTTGCAGTTGGCAAAATGAGTTCTGGTGCCCCAAAACTATTGTTGATGCTCCAGGATGGACAGTGGCACCCCCAGAATGGGTCCTGGTACCCCAAAATAGATCCTGATGCCCCAGGATGGACGACAGCACCCCAAAATGGGTCCTGGTATCCCAAAACAGAGCCTTATGCACCAGGGTGGAAAATGGCACCCCAAAATGAGTTCTGGTATCCCAGGATGGACAATGGTACCCCAGAATGGGTCCTAGTCCCTCAAAACTGAGCCTGATGACCAGGGTGGGCAATAACACCCCAGAATGGGTCCTCAGACACCAGTATGGGCAATGGCACACCTAAAGTTGGTTCTGGCAACCCAAAATGAGTCCTGGTACCCCCAGATAGACAATGGCTCCTCTGAGGCCtgacctccccccccccccccccccttttttccctACCCCACAAGTGGGTCCTAGCAGCCCAAAACATCCCCTGCCCCCCTCATGGACACCACTGGCTTCATCCTGGGGGATTCCTCCCCCCTCCAGAACCCCATTGCTGCCCCTATTTCCCCCCAActccctcccatccccaggTGGGTACAGTCACGTTTGGGGGCTTCATTGGGTTTATTGGGTTTATTGCAGGTCCTCAACACCCCCCACCCATGCACCGGAGGTGTGAGGGGGATCTCAGGGGTGGGGGGCACCCCAATAGCTCCCACCCCATCCTGTAGCTTGGACAGGCACAGGGGGACAGATGGACGGACAGCAGGGTGCTGGCTCAGGGCGCTGGGACAGAACAAGGGGAGGATCCCAGGGGGTTGCATTCCTTTTGGGGTCTCCAGAGGGGTGTAGGGGGGGCTCAGTTGGTGAGGACATCAGCACACTCAGACACCAGCTTGCCATCACGGGTCTCGATCTTCTTGATGACGATGGCACGAGATTTGGGGACAGCTGCACTCTCCAGTGCCGGGGGGGTCACAGTGTAACCTGTGGAGAAGGAGCTCCCAAAGCCCCCCCCGAATCCTCCTGCATGGAGAGGGGGTGCAATGGGTGATGCTGAGCGCTTGTTGGGGGTTTTGGGTAGTGAATCCAACCCCTGTGTCCCCCCCTCTTACCCGAGAACCCCGTGGTCCGGGTGTGGATGCTGAGGTTCTGCATTCCTGACTCCAACCTGGGGGAGAGTAAGGGGTGGGATTTAGGGAGGTGGGGGAGAGATGGAAGGATGGCACGatggtgggagggagggaagtgGGAATGGATAGACGGAGGGGAGAGAAGATTGGAAGgatggagggagagagggagggagggagaaagggagggagaaagggagggagaaagggagggagaaagggagggagaaagggagaaaatgcaGGGCGGGAGGGAAGGATGTCGAGATGGAAGGatagagagaaggaagaaagaatggagaggggggagggagggaagtggGAATGGATAGATGGAGGGGAGAGAAGGTCGGAAGGATGGAGGGAGAgtgggagggagaaagggagaaaagaatgcagggagggagggaaggatggTGAGATGGAAGGAtagagagggaagaaagaatgGAGAgcggggaagggagggaagaatGGGGGGATGAATGGAAGGATtgaagaagggagagagagagggaggaagggagcgAAGAAAGGATGGAAGGAGGGTGGAAGGGAGGGTgatggggggagggagggatggatggggggagagaggaagaggaagggaagaatgGAGGGGAGGGGTGGAGAGTGGGAATGAGGGAGTGAGGAATGGAGGGgtagagggagggaagaaggggaggaaggaaggaaaagaatgatgGATGAagggtgggagggaaggaaggaggggcAGAAGCatagagggaagaaaggagggaaggaggggaggagggaaggaaggatggagggagggGTGGATAGAGGGAATGAGGGAGTGAGGAATGGAgagagggatggagggagggaaggacaGAGGGAGGGATGGGTTGGATGAAAGCATTGGGGGCACAGCGGTGAGGACATGGGCTGAGGATGTGAGATGGGCCTGGGATTTGGGGACGCACTATAGGGGCTCAGTTTGGATCCAGGGCTCGGGGCAGCACAGGGGGACACAGGAGCTGAATTTGGATTCAACAGCCGagtgctgcccagggagcagggATGTGGTGTGGCCTCCATGAGACAGGAACACCACCGTCCCCACAGCGTCCCACAGGACATAGCACACTGCACACCCCATGGAGCCCCTTTCTGGTGCAGCATCCCACCTGCTCTCCTCGCCCTCCAGCAGCTTCCTGTAGGTCGCAATCTCGATGTCCAGTGCCAGCTTAACATTCATCAGCTCCTGGTATTCGCGCAGCTGCCGGGCCAGGTCCTGCTTTGCCTTCTGCAGAGCCGCCTCCAGTTCAGACAGTTTGGCTCTGGCATCCTTCAGGGCCATCTCCCCACGCTCCTCTGCCTCTGTGATGGCCGTCTCCAGAGTGGCTCGCTGCAGGGCAGGACGTTGGGGCAGGAGGGGTTACCTTGCATGAGGGTTTGGGTTGTCTCTGGACCTCAGCATCCTCCTTGCTACATCCCATCATCCTCCCCTTGCACCCCATTATCTCTCTATTGTATCCCAGCAGACCCCCTTTACATTCCagctccccccccccagtgcatcccagcatCCCCCTCTTGCATCCCAACTTCTCCAGTTTGCACCCCAGCTTCTGCCCATTTGCACCCCAGCTTTTATCATTGCACCCCAGCTTCCTCTTTGGACCCCAGCATCCCTTGTTGCACCGCAGCTTCCCCTCAATGCACCTCAGCATCCCTCCTCCTTAGCGCCCCGACTTCTCCAAATTGCACCCCAACAGTCCCCCAGTGCACTCCAACATTCCTCCCATTgcatcccagttcatcccattGTATTGCAGCTTCCCTCCAGTGCACCCCAGCATCCCACCCATTGCATCTCATCTTCCATCACTGCACCCCAGCTTCCCCTTTGGACCTCAGCATCCCAATCTGGTACCCCCAGCTTCTCCGAATTGCACCCAAACATTTCCCCAGCGCATCCCACCATCCCTCCCATTGCACCCTAGTTCACCCCGTTGCATTGCAGCTTCCCCCCTTGCACCCCAACATTCACCTCTGCACCCCAACTTCTCCAAATTGCACTCCAgaattcctctcttttttcatccatttcttccccctcccccagtTTGCACCCCAGCTTCTCCCCATTGCACACCAGAATCATCTCTGCAGAGTGCAAGGGGGCTGTGGGAGGTTGGAGTGCTGAAGGCATGGAGAGGTGAGGGagaacaggaggaggaacaatagatggaagaggaggaggatgaagaggaagtagaggaagaagaggagaaagaggaggaggaagaagaggaggaagaggaggaaaagaagagagaggagaagagagaggaggaggggaaggaaaggaggaagaagaggaggaagaggaggaaaagaagagaggaggaggaggggaaggaaaggaaaggaggaagaggaggatgaagaaGTGCAAGAGGGGGGAGAGAaggatgaagaagaggaggagggagaggaggaagaagaggaaggaagaaaaggaggaggaagaggagaaagaaaaggaggaggaaagaaaggagaaggaagaagtggAGGAGGcggagaaggaagaggaggaggaagaaggtcAGGTGTAGCCAGGCAGGACCCAGACctggttcttgagcacctcgATCTCAGCCTGGATCCTCTGGATCATCCGGTTGAGCTCGCCAATCTCGCTGCGGGTGCTGCGCAGGTCGTCGCCGTGTTTACCAGCTGTCGTCTTCAGCTCCTCGTACTGCAGGAGCGGGGTCAGGAAATCAGGGATCAGGggatcacaaaatcacaaaCTCGTGGGACTATGAAATCTTGGGATCCCAAAACCAAGTGGTCACGGGATCCCAAAGTCATGAATCCACCGAGCTGTGGGACCACGAGATATCGGGATCCGGATATCGCATCACTGcgaaatcacagaatcatgacaCTGCGGAATCAGAGAATCACGGGATCGCAGAATCACAGCCTCATGGAATCATGGACTCATGAATCCATGGAATGATGGAAATGGCTGAGACACAAAATCATGGAATGCTGGCATCACAGAGTCCTGAAATTGCAGAATCCCAAAATCACAGGATCCTGACAGGACAGAATCCCAAAATCTTGGCCCCATAAACCCACCGTGCGGCGGGGATGGGGACGGCCCCATgagctcctcttcctcccaaAATCTGGGGCAAAGCAGCAGAGGCGAGCCCGTGCCCAGAGGAGTGCTTGGGGCCAGGGCTGCGTCACACCAGGCCGGTCTGCGACTCGCCCACGCCGCAGACACCATGAGCAGCGCCTGGCcctggggctgggatgtggggcaaGGGCGGGAGCGTGGGGCTGGCGAGACGGCGGTGGGGAGCGGGATGGGAAGCGGGACAGGGAGTCTGGGTCATAGGGCATCCCCAGGGCagggtgggtgctgggggtggaGAGTGTTATGGGATGGGTGAGGGtcctggggagggggagagcaTTCTAAGTCATGGAGCACACCAAGAGATGAAGGATctcagaggggaaaaaggaatGGAACAGTTGGGGGCATGGATGGTGTGACCCAGGGGATGGAGTGACCCAGGGGATGGAGTGACCCAGGGGATGCAATCTTCCAGGTCATGGATCCTTTCAAGGGATGGAGGATCCTTGGGGGCAGAGCATTCCAACTCATAGAGAATCCCAAAGGATGGAGACCCCCAAGGGATGAAGGATCCCAAGGGATTGGGAACCCCAAAGGGATGGAGATTCCCAAGAGATGGAGATTCCCATGGGGTGGAGATTCCCAAGGGGTGGAAAACTCCAAGGGATGGAGAGCCCCAAAGGGGTGAAGGATCCCAAGGGATAGAGGACCCCAAAGGGGTGGAGTTTCCCAAAGTGATGGAGGGAGCATTCTGAAAGACAGCTCCTCCTGGGGCACAGAGGAGCCCAAAGGACAGAACATCCTCTCAGGAGGAGAACATCTTGGGACACGGAACGTCTCAAGGGACAGAGCGCAGAATCCCAGCTGATGGATTCTCCAAATTGCACTCCAgaattcctctcttttttcatccatttcttccccctcccccagtTTGCACCCCAGCTGAAGAACAGAGCAGGGATGAGTCCGGAGCATCCCCCCAAACCCCGACCCCCACTCCCAACCCCTCACCTTGCTCTGGTACCAGGTCTCAGCCTCCAGCCGGCTGCGGTTGGCAATGTCCTCGTACTGCGCCTTCACCTCTGCAATGATGCTGTCCAGGTCCAGGCTGCGGCTGTTGTCCATGGACAGCACCACGGAGGTGTCGGAGATCTGCGACTGCATCTCCCGCAGCTCCTGCAATGGGGAAGGagatggggctgagctgggggaACGGCCCCCTCCCTGTTGCGGTGGTCCCATGGGGGGGCTGCTGTGAAGCCCCCACCTCATCATAGAGCTGCCGCAGGAAGTTGATCTCATCCGTCAGACTCTCCAGCCGTGACTCCAGCTCCACTTTGCTCATGTATGCTTCGTCCACATCCTGGGGTGCCAGTAGCATTGGGTCAGCTCCcattgccccccagccccattaaCCCCAGACCCATTGTCCCCAGACCCACTGCCTCCCGGCCCTattgccccccagccccattaaCCCCAGTCCCATCAGTCCCCAATCTCATTACCCCCAGCTCCATTGCCCTCCAACCCCATTACCCCTGGCCTCAACACCTCCAGCCCCACGGTCCTTCAGCCTCATTGCCCCCCAAGCCCCACTTCCCCCAGTTCCATCAGCTTCCAACCCCATTGCCCCCAGCTCCACTGCTTCCCAGCCCATTACCCCCAACCCCATTGTCCCCCAGTCCCATTGCCCTCAATCCCATCAGCCCCCAACACTATTCCCCTCAGCTCCATTGCCTCTGTCCTCATTGTCCTCCAGACCCACTGCCTGTCCCCAAGActtccagccccactgcccctcAGCCTCattgcccccagccccactgccccccagccccactgctcccaaTCCCATCAGGCCCTAAACACATTGCCCCCAGTCCCATTGCCCCTGACCCCTCTGCCCTCCAGCCCCATTGCTCCTGTCtccaagtcctccagccccactgcctccCATCACCATCACCCCCAGCCTCACTACGTCCAGCCCCATTATTCCTAGTCCCATCACTCTCAGCCCCATCACTCCCAGTTTCGTTGCCCCCCAGCCGCATTACCCGTAGCCCACTCACCTTTTTCAGCAGCACaaactcattttccttctcagtgcGGTGGTTGATCTCCTCCTCGTACCTGCAGGGTAGAGGGCTTagtgtggggacatggggacacagaggggcaaggacatggggacatgggatGTGGAAGGGATGGAGGACATGGAGAAATGGGAATGTAGGCATGTGGACACCCAGAGATACAGGGACATGGGGAATGAGGGACAAGGGAGTTATGGGGGGGTGTGAGGACAGGAGACACGGGGACATGGCGGCTATGGGGATCCAAAGATGCAAGGACACAGGGGGACACGGGGCGTGGGGACATTGGGACCCAGGGGTACAAGGGCATGGGGATATGGGGCATGGGGAAATGGAAACTTgcatgtggggatgtggggcatggaagaaatggggaaaagggGACGCAGGGACACACAGAGATGGGGACAAGGGGGACGTGGGGAGCCCCTTTCCAGTGCATTGGGTCGATCACCCCATAAACCAAAGCCACCACAGTGCTGCTCGGAGGGAacaaccccatcccatcccaccaccTGAGGGCCACCCAGCTGCCCCCTCCTCACTTGTTCTTGAAGTCCTCCACCAGCCCCTGCATGCTGCCCAGCTCAGCCTCCAACCGCAGCCGCTCCTGGCCCAGCCCCTCCAGCTGCCTCCTCAGGGACCCCACGTAGCCCTCAAAGAGCCCCCGCAGGTCACTGCGCTGTGGCTGCTGAGACTGCAGGAGACTCCATTTGGTCTCCAACATcttgttctgctgctccagGAACCGGACCTTGGGGAGAGGGGGGACGCAGGGGGGTCACCATGCTGTGTGGGGtatgaggatggggatggggggaggaggggtgTGGGGTCATGGAGGCATTGGGtatggggatggggggatggggggatgtAGGGACACAGGGATGTGGGTATtcagggatgtggggacacgGGGATGTGAGTATATAGGGACAGGGAGATGTGGGGTTGCAGAGGCATTGGatatggggatgtgggggtgtGGGGTCACAGGTGTTGGATACGGGGACACGGGGATGTGCAGATATGGGAACACTGGGATATGGGGATGTGGGGTTGTGGGTGGGTATATGGGGacagggggatgtggggtgtgTGGCCATGGAGGCATTGGaaatggggatatgggggtgtGGGATACGGGGATGTGGGGTTGTGGTtatatggggacatggggacgtgGAGATGTGAGTACATGGGGAAAGGGGAATGTGGGTATTTGGGGACATGGAGACATTGAGACGTGGGGCTGTGAATAAATAGGGACAAGGGGCTGTAGAGATGTTGGATATgaggatgtggggacatggggatatgAGGACACATGGGGATGTTGGAGGTGGGCAAGAGGGTGAGTGGGACGTGGAGTTGGGATATGAAATATGGGACGTGGGGTGGGGGTTATGGGGACACAGCGATGAGACGCTGGTAGGGGGACTGATTGCAGCGGAGGGGGACAAAAAGGGGACAATGGGACAGAAGGAGAATGCCACCACCACCCCAGGTCCCACCTCACACCACTCCCCCCCCCTCGGCTTTGTCACCATGTCTGGTACTGGGATGGAACATGGATGTACCCCCAGAGTGTTCCCAAGGGGGACAGCGGGTCCTTTAGGGGGTCACAGTGTCCCCAGGGGGGTCCAAAATGGGTCTAAAATGTGTGCAAAGGGGTTGGCAGTTTCCAGAGGGGAACATGATATCCCCAAGGAGATCTCAGTGTCCCCAAAGATTTCCAAATGTCTCCAGGATGTTCCCAAGGGGTTTAGAAGATCCCAAAGGGAACAGAGGGCTCCCCATGGGGGGGggtcccaatgtccccaagGGCCTCAGGATGCATCTGAAGGAGCTTGGAGGTCCCCAAGGGGCTCAGGGAGTCCCAGAGGACCGAAAGAGGGTCAGTAAGTCCCTAAGGAGGTCTCAATGTCCCCAAAGGGCTCAGTATGTCCCCAAAGGACTGCAATGCCCCCAAAGGTGTTTCAGTGTCCCCAGAGGACTCAGCAAGTCCCCAGGGGGCTCAGAAGTCACCATGGGGGTCACAATGTCCCCAAGGAAGTTTCAATGTCCTTAAGGGGCCAAGGGTGTCCCTAAGGGGGGCCTTAATGTTCCCTCAACGGCCCTAAGAGGACTTGGGATGTTCGCAAAAGTGTCTCAGCATCCCCAAGGGGTTCAGGAGTTCCCTAAGGGGTTCTGAAGGTCCTTAAGGGGATCTCAATGTCCCCAGATGTCTCAATATCCCTAAGGGGGATTGGGATGTCCCTAAGGGGCTCTGGATTTCCCTAGGGGGGTCACAATGTCCCAAGGGGCTTTCACTGCTCCTATGGTGGCTCAGGATGTTCCCAAAAGTGTCTCAGTGTCCCCGAGGGGGTCTTGATGTTCCCCAAGGTGTCTCAATGTCCCAAGGGTCTCAGGAGGTCCCTAAGGGAGTCTCGGTGTCCCTGAGGGTGTCTCAGTGTCCTCCAAAAGTCTCAATGTCCTTAAGGGGGGCTCAGTGTCCCCAAGGGGTTCTCAATGTCCTTAAGGGGATCTCAAGATCCCTGAAAGTGTCTCAGTCCACCAGGGGGGTTTCAATGTCCCTAAGGGGGGCTCAGGAGGTCCCTAAAGGAGTCTCAGTGTCCCCAGAAGTTTCTCAGTGTCCCTAAGGGGGCTCAGGATGTCCCTGGGGGGGTCTCTCAGTGTCCCTGCAGGCTCAGAATGCCCTCGCAGTCTCACAGCCacctcccaccccacccccaGGGGACTTCAGGGTCACCAGAGCTCAGGAAACAGTTGTgacccccttcctcccccctcccccccaccccggATGCCACCCAGACACAATGGGGGCAGCTATGGGGGGGCCTCACCTTGTCGATGAAGGAAGCAAAGCGGTTGTTGAGGGTCTTGAtctgctccttctcctccttgcgCACCTGCTGGATGTCGGGGTCAATCTCCAGGTTGAGGGGGGTCAGGAGGCTCTGATTGACGGTGACGGCTGCGATGCCACCCCCAGATACGGTCACAGGACCCCGCTgcatcccccccaccccaaaacgGCTCCCACTGATGGTGCCGAAGGCTGAGGCTGCGCTCATCCTCACAGCAGGGCCGGCGGTGAAGGAGCGGGAGCTGAAGGATCGGACCGGGACGGCCGAGCTGCTCCGCACAGATTTCCTGGTGATGGTGACAGACATGGTGGGTCAGAGGGGCTGAGGTTTTAGGGTTGGAGGAAGGCTGGAAGAAGGTCGTAGGGCTGGCAGATGGTTGCAGGATTGGAAGAAGGTTAGAAGATGGTTGGAGGAAGGTTAGAAGATGTTTATAGGGTTGGAGGGAAGTTAGAAGACGGTTGGAAGAAAGTTACAGGATTGGAAGAAGGTTGTAGGATTGGAGAAAGGTTGGAAGGTTGTTGTAGGGTTGGAAGATGGTAGAAGGTTGGAAGGAGGCCGTAGGGTTAG containing:
- the LOC125685417 gene encoding keratin, type II cytoskeletal 8-like, encoding MSVTITRKSVRSSSAVPVRSFSSRSFTAGPAVRMSAASAFGTISGSRFGVGGMQRGPVTVSGGGIAAVTVNQSLLTPLNLEIDPDIQQVRKEEKEQIKTLNNRFASFIDKVRFLEQQNKMLETKWSLLQSQQPQRSDLRGLFEGYVGSLRRQLEGLGQERLRLEAELGSMQGLVEDFKNKYEEEINHRTEKENEFVLLKKDVDEAYMSKVELESRLESLTDEINFLRQLYDEELREMQSQISDTSVVLSMDNSRSLDLDSIIAEVKAQYEDIANRSRLEAETWYQSKYEELKTTAGKHGDDLRSTRSEIGELNRMIQRIQAEIEVLKNQRATLETAITEAEERGEMALKDARAKLSELEAALQKAKQDLARQLREYQELMNVKLALDIEIATYRKLLEGEESRLESGMQNLSIHTRTTGFSGGFGGGFGSSFSTGYTVTPPALESAAVPKSRAIVIKKIETRDGKLVSECADVLTN